CCGAAAATATTGAATGAAATTCACACTAAACATGAATATTATTAAGGATTGACTTACTTAGCTTTAACAGATAGGTGACATCTTGCTTGTAATCATTTAGGGAAGATGAAATCTTAAAACGATGTAAAACAACGAATTAATCACTTAAATACACGATATACTGTTTGTATAATGAACAGCTAATTTGATTGTCATTTATTCTGAAATGGGGGCGTGGTTGAAGTATGCGAGAAATACGCTCGGAGTATTTGAGTCAAAAGCTGTATATTGCAATGAGCATTATTATTTTGTCATTGTGTAGCTTATCCATACCTTTGATGGTCAAAAGTTATCGCGATTACATCAAAACCAACCAGGCTTTAACTGAAATACAAGCCCTACAAGCTGTTGCAGACTTGGCCAATAAGATTTCACGAGAGCGTGCACCAGCCAACAAACTCATGTCGAGTAATCAGCAAGACTTTGCTAAACATATGCATGAGTTAAAACTGTACCGACTCACGGTAGATGAGCAGATGCAAAAGACCTTAGAGGTTTTAAAGCATTCCAATCTCCCTAACTTAGATTTAAGTTTATTTGACCGTCTAGCTGAAGCTTTAACACAAGGCAGACAACAGGTAGATGCTTATGCAGCTCTACCACGTGAGCAACGTAATGCTGAGACTATGGATCAAGCCATTCTAAAAATGTTTAGTGCTTGGGATCGTAGCCATGATATTTTAAAAGACGTAATCGCTGTATCTGAAGGTAAAGACACAGCTGTTTCAAATTTCTATGTCCAAATTTTATTATTAGCAGACTTACGCGATCAGGCAGGTCGTGCAGCGTCCAATGTGATTGCACATGTAGCTTTTGAACAACCGATTCCTGAAACCAATTTAGCACGTTCATTACAAACACGTAAGCAAGTGATGTACTTGTGGGAACTCATTGATACTTTACAGCCAGAGCGTGATAAAACCGAAGAATTTAAAGTGCTGCATAAAGCGGTCTATAACGAGTTTTTAGCCAAAGGGCTGTTAATTGTTGAGCGTTTGATGAATGAAAGTATTTATCATCGACCCTATTATTTGTCAGGGACACAGTTAACTGAAGCAATTGTTGATAAATTTTCCACTGTGGTGGAGTTACAAAACTATTTACTCAAATATAGTGTTGAAAAAGCCAGAATTGAAAAGCGTAGAGCACAAAATATTTTGCTCACAACAGTAAGTATTTCACTCATTTCAATTTTTGCAGCATTGTTTACCATGATCTATGCACGCAAGAGAGTGTTTAGTCCACTTATTGAAGCGCGTGAAATTCTGTTTGATTTATCCCATTCCAGTATTCGCCCCAATTCGATGGATACCAAAGATCAACCAGCCAATGTACATACATTGTTTACAGCGATTCAGCAGTTAAAGCAGATGCTTCAGCAGCGAGATGCGTTGGAGTTTCGACTCAAAAATATTGCACATTTGGATTCACTAACGGGGGTTGCAAACCGTTATGCGCTGAATGAATACATTAAGCTTTTGGAAAATCAGCCGACTCAGTTTTCAGAGACGTGTTTAATGATGATGGATATTGATCATTTTAAGCAAGTGAATGATGTCCACGGGCATTTGGTGGGTGACCAAGTCATTCAGTTTGTGGCTGAGAAATTAAAAGATAATATTCGGACTTCCGATTTGCTGGTGCGTTATGGTGGCGATGAATTTATTGTACTCATTGAAAACATTAGCATGGAACGTGCTTTAAAAATTGCTGAGAAGATTCGCTGTGAAATTTATGAGGCAGCTTCAATGGATTCTACACGTAGTCCAGATTTGAGTGTGACCATAAGTATTGGTGTTGCGATTGGAGCCGCGAGTTGGACTGAACTGTTGGAGAAAGCCGATCGTGCTTTGTTTCAAGCCAAAGAACAGGGGAAAAATAAGGTGGCGAGTTAATGTATCGGAGATATTTATATCCACATAATGAGTAAAAATATAAATGGCTTACTCACATTCATACTTAATGAACATTTAAATTCTTTGTTTTTAGCGCATTTTAATATTTTGTCTTTCCATTGGGCAGGAGTTGCCTTACTTTTGGCT
This DNA window, taken from Acinetobacter sp. WCHA55, encodes the following:
- a CDS encoding GGDEF domain-containing protein, giving the protein MREIRSEYLSQKLYIAMSIIILSLCSLSIPLMVKSYRDYIKTNQALTEIQALQAVADLANKISRERAPANKLMSSNQQDFAKHMHELKLYRLTVDEQMQKTLEVLKHSNLPNLDLSLFDRLAEALTQGRQQVDAYAALPREQRNAETMDQAILKMFSAWDRSHDILKDVIAVSEGKDTAVSNFYVQILLLADLRDQAGRAASNVIAHVAFEQPIPETNLARSLQTRKQVMYLWELIDTLQPERDKTEEFKVLHKAVYNEFLAKGLLIVERLMNESIYHRPYYLSGTQLTEAIVDKFSTVVELQNYLLKYSVEKARIEKRRAQNILLTTVSISLISIFAALFTMIYARKRVFSPLIEAREILFDLSHSSIRPNSMDTKDQPANVHTLFTAIQQLKQMLQQRDALEFRLKNIAHLDSLTGVANRYALNEYIKLLENQPTQFSETCLMMMDIDHFKQVNDVHGHLVGDQVIQFVAEKLKDNIRTSDLLVRYGGDEFIVLIENISMERALKIAEKIRCEIYEAASMDSTRSPDLSVTISIGVAIGAASWTELLEKADRALFQAKEQGKNKVAS